The nucleotide sequence GTGTAGCGACCCGCCTGTGCTTCAATTTTGGTTCCGTCTACAAACACCTGTTTCAGGCTCACCAAACCTTCTTCTGCCAAAAGCAAAACCACCTGTGAGAAAATATTTTTGAAGGCGGCTTCAAGTTTATGGGTACGAAAACGGTTCACGGTATTGTGATCCACGATGCTCATGTTGGAGAGCCACATGAAGTTGATGTTTTCACGAAGCGCTTTTTCGATTTTCCGCGATGAATAAATATTGTTCATATACGCAAAAACCATCACCTTGAGCATCATCACAGGATGATAACTGGGATTTCCTTCTTTGCTGTAAGCTTTCAGGAGTGGGTCAATGTTTACCTTCTCCAAAATATCATTAACGATCCGAACAGGATGATTTTCGGGAATCAAATCCTCAAAACTATAAGGAAACAAAACCAACTGATTTTGATTGTAATGCTTAAAATTCATAAACAACTGTCTGATTATCAGATATAAATATACAAAAACTCTCAATAATAACCAAAAAAAATCCGCCTCAGTTGTGAGACGGATTCTTTTAAATTATCGGATGAACCTTATTGCTAAAAAAACTCTATTTTTCGTTAGAAAAATAAATGTACCATTTGATGAAGTTAATTCTGTTTTTCAGCGTTAATCCTCTGTGCAGATCCAGGTGGTTTTTCAGATGACTGAAGTACCCTTCGATTCCGTTGGTTGTTTTTGGAATTTTTGGATTATCCAAATAATGAAACATATTGGGAAGCGCCCTTTTTATAGTAAAATATGATCTTCTCAATAGTTTGTGGGTGTACCAATACCGTTCTGTTTCTGTGTTAATAGTTTTTTCATTGATATAGTCTTTATGCCGCTCATACCACTCTTTCAACTCCTGTGTCCACCAGATTCGATCGTTATGCGTTTCGATTTTCAGCAATAAAAGAACGTGTTTTCTCAACTCTTGACCTGCAATATGTTTAGGGAATTTGGTTAGCCAAATCAGGCACATTCTCTGGATATGGACCAAACATCTTTGGATGATGATGTTCCTGTCGGTTTTTTTGATCGCCTTCAAAATACTTTTATCACCATCAGAAGTGATGCTTTCAAGCCTCACTCCCAACAACAAAAGATTGGCCAGGTCTTCTTTGATCTCCTCGTAATGTTCTCCGTCTGTGAAGCGGATTAATTGAGTGTAACCGTCGAGATCGTCTTGATAAGCCACCAAACAAAACTGTGCAAAGTAAGTGGCATCCATTCTTAAGTTGACTTTTTCCCGTTTGATGATTTTTAGTACTGGAGAGCTTTCCAGAATTTGATAAAAAGTCCTTTGCAGCGTATCCTTGGAGTATCCACTGTCTCGGCAAAGAGTCTTATAAGTCTGTCTTTCCAGCACCCATTTCCTAAACCACACAAACCTGTTTCTTAATCTTTGTTCTGGACGATTATTTGTGAAAAAAATTCCGCAGCTTTTGCATTTAAACCTCTGTTTTCCCGCTTGACTTCCCCAACGGATAACATCCAAACTTTTGCAAGCCCAGCATCGCTTTTTTTAGTCATTTTTCACACAAAGAAAAAGTTTTATGAAACACGTTTCATAAAACTTTCTTCTATGCCTTTATCCATCGTTGATATAATGAATTTTACCAACTATTTTTCAGTATTAAGCCTTAATCATTTAAAAATAAAATCACTCCACAACAAAACGCTGCTAACATCAAGAATCGAAACAAAGAAACTTCCGGAACCAACAGACAAACGACAAAAACCAAAGCAACAGAGGACAACAGCTGAACCCTAATCGTAAAAAATAATTAAAAGCCTGAGAATAATCTCAGGTTTTTTGATTTTGTAGATCTAAAATAATCGCTGAAGGTTGTCAATTCAAAAACTCAGTCGGCTGGATGCGCACCGCATATTCGCTGCCTAGGAAAAGTGGATTACCGTGCTTCTCCGACCAGAAACCGTCTAATATATGGGCATTAAGACTGCGGTAAACGGCAACGCCTTTGTAAACTTTGCCTTCATCATCCTCATATCGGAAGTTAATCACCAAAATATCATTTTTAAAAAAGCCTGAACCAGACTGGGTATGATCACCAATCGTCCAATTTGCCACTATACGCTGGTTAGCATCCAGACTGAGGCTCAGGACACCATAATAAACAGAACCATTCTCGTCTTGATTGCTACCCTCGATGCTGTAGTGTCCTACAAGTTCCTCTATAGTCATAGCTGTTGAATTATAAGATTGATTCAAAGATAGCCAACCGTTTTTAATCGACAAAGCTGTAAAATAATGTCAATCGGAAACTTTTAACAAATTTTAAAACTTGCTACAGTAGTGTGCGGCATCATTTTTTCTTATTGACATACATATTAACACTAAAAAATAAAATATTATGTCAAAGAAAGTAGCCATACTGGCAACCGACGGATTCGAAGAAAGTGAATTGAGTTCTCCAAAAGAACATCTGGAGAAGCAGGGCTGGACTGCCCATATTGTAAGCCCAAAGGCAGGAACCATCAAGGCATGGGCAGAAACGGACTGGGGTAAAGATTATGATGTGGACAAAACCTTGGATGAGGTTTCTGCATCAGATTATGATGCGTTAGTATTGCCGGGTGGTGTTATCAATCCGGATCAGTTAAGGACTAACGAGAAAGCTTTATCTTTCGTAAAAGACTTTTTCCAGCAGCATAAGCCTGTAGCCTCTATTTGCCACGGACCACAAATCCTAATTAATGCAGGTGCGGTAGAAGGCAGAAAAATGACTTCGGTAGAATCAGTCAGTATAGACCTGAAAAATGCAGGTGCTCAATGGGAAGATAGTGAAGTGGTAGTGGATAAAGGCTTGGTGACTAGTCGTACGCCTAAAGATCTACCGGCTTTCAATGCTAAAATGGTAGAGGAAATCAAAGAAGGAAAGCACGAGGAGCAAACATTGTAAAATTATTAAATAATTGAGAAGCCTGAATATCTGACGTATTCAGGCTTTTTTTTTTAAGTTATTAAATAAAAAAATCATCAATAAGATTCCAATACGAATTTACTGATGATAGATTTATAAAAGATATTTAGTGTATTTCTAGATTCGAACTTCATTGACACTTAACTGATCAATGAGGTTCTGCAGATGTTCGATGTCTTTCATCACTTTCTGGTACGAAGATTTAGCATAATCTGCAAAGCTGTTGCGCTCAGGTTGTAAGCCTTCTTCATATACAGTGTTGAATTGCGGCTTTTCTACGATATCATCTTTATAATCGTCCAAACAAGCATCTATTGCAGATTGTTTTCTTTTGCAAGTGATGCGATTCTTAAGTCTTTTGAGTGAGCTTAGCATATAAGGATTGTCATTGTAAGGATTAACGAAACTGCTTTTTTCTTGCTCTCCCTGAAATATGAAAAAACCGTCTTCCCCGGTCATTTTCAAAAACTTGTTATCAAATATCATAGTGTAAAAAGGTGTTAAGTTATACTCAAATAATTGAATTTATAATAAGTTTATAATCAATTATAAGACCACAAACTTCTTTTAGGAGACTGATGAGCATCTTTTTTCAAAAAAATTATAGCCGCTCGTAATGAGTAGTTATAATGATGGGCATTAATATATTGTCTTGCCAAAATGAAATTAATTAATGAATTGTAAAACAAGTTTGTATGTATGCGCTGAAAGGCCTAATGAATTGTTATGATGATAATTGCGGGGTTTTAAATGCATCAACATCATCATCTAATAAAAATGAAAAAATATGTCTGAATAATCAGGGAAGTGGATGTATAGTTTGATTATGAAAACTAGATTAGCATCGAAATATGGATCATTATTTTCTTTCGTTTTTTTCCAAAATCACAAAATCATAACTTATGTCAATTCATTTCCGTTGAAAAGTCTCTACATTTGGCACTTGAAAATTTACAGTTAAATGAAAATACTAGCATTCGGAGCAAGTAACTCCAGAGAATCCATCAACAAAATATTAGCAGAATATACAGCGAAACAGTTCGAAAATGCAGAAGTGGAACTGCTTGATCTTAATGATTACGAAATGCCAATCTTCAGTGTGGATAGAGAAAAGCACGACGGAATCCCAACTTTAGCTTTGAGATTTGCTGAGAAAATAGATGCTTCAGATTTATTGATTATTTCTTTTGCAGAACATAACAGTACTTATACCACAGCTTTCAAAAATATATTTGATTGGATTTCTAGAATCAAAGACAGAAAACATTTCGGCGAAAAACCAGTATTTGTATTAGCAACTGCGCCTGGGCCTGGAGGCGGGAAAAATGTTGTTGCTCATTTCGAAGCTAGAGCACCTTTTAGTGGAGCAAATATCATTCAATCATTTTGTTTACCTAAATTCAAAGAAACTTTTGATATCAAAAAAGGGATTGTAGATGATGAAAAGAATACTGAGTTTCAGGAGAAATTGTCTGCTGTTAAAAACTTTTTCGCGTAAGGTTTTGGAATATGATGTCAACTTTATGTAACTTTGTAATCAAATAAAGACAATGAAATATCCGCAAGTTCATTTTGAGACGTATCCTAATTCTTTCCAAAAGAATTATAAAAACACCTCCAAACTTGTGTGCTAAAATAACGGCCGACAATCTTACTAGATTGTCGGCTTTTTTATTTAGAAAAATTGAAAAGTAAAGTTTGAAATAAATCTAATGAATTCCAAGATTCTTTCAGGTTTTCAAAAGCCTGAAAGAATCGAAAGAATCGCAATTCTGAAAATCTAAAAATGAGCAATACCTACAAATCAGCCGGCGTTGACAAGGAAGAAGGCTACAAAACCGTTGACAAAATCAAGTCTGCCGTTGCCGAAACCCATAACAAAAATGTTCTTAACAATCTTGGAAGCTTCGGTGCGTTCTATGAGATTGCTGGATATAAGAATCCGGTTTTGGTCTCTGGAACAGACGGTGTAGGAACCAAACTGAAAGTAGCTTTGGATTCTAAAAAGTACGATTCTATCGGTATCGACTGTTTTGCAATGTGTGCTAACGACATCCTTTGTCACGGAGCAAAACCACTGTTTTTCTTAGATTATCTGGCTTGTGGAAAATTGGATTCTGACATCGCAGCAGAAATCGTTCTTGGAATGGTGAATGCTTGCAAGGATAACAATTGCGCTTTGATCGGTGGTGAAACTGCCGAGATGCCGGGGATGTATCAGCCGGGCGATTACGATGTTGCCGGATTCTGCGTAGGAATTGTAGAGAAAGACCAGATTATAGACGGTTCCAAAATCAGAAAAGGAAATAAAATCATTGCAATCCCAAGTTCCGGATTTCATTCCAACGGATTTTCTTTGGTAAGAAAGATTTTCCCAAATTTCGAAGAAGAATTCGAAGGGAAACCATTATACGAGACTTTGCTCGTGCCAACAAGATTGTATTATAAAGACATTCATAAAGTTTTGGAAGAAGTTCCTGTTTGCGGTATTGCGCACATCACAGGAGGCGGATTGTACGAGAACGTTCCGAGAATCATTCCGGAAGGACTTTGTGCCACTATTGATGAATCTAAAATCAAAGTTCCAACCGTGATGTTAGAACTGGAAAAACGAGGAAACATCGACAGAAAAGAGATGCACGGGACTTTCAATATGGGTGTGGGAATGGTTTTGGTAACCGATGAGAATCACGTTGACAAAATCCTTGACCTTTTGGAAGATGCTTATGTTGTAGGCGAAATAACAGAAGGAAGCGAGAAAATCGATTTAAAATTTTAGGAGCTTAATCCCGCTATCCGCTATATCTTTTTTGTTTTACAACGATTTGTCATCAATAGAAATCTAAAAGAAAAACAAAAAAGGATGCCGCTACTATCGGGGCTAGGTAAATATTATGGTTAAAAACTCTTTGCTGAGTAAAACGCCTTTGCGAACTTAAAAACATTGAGTATT is from Epilithonimonas vandammei and encodes:
- a CDS encoding IS256 family transposase, variant Zn-binding type encodes the protein MDVIRWGSQAGKQRFKCKSCGIFFTNNRPEQRLRNRFVWFRKWVLERQTYKTLCRDSGYSKDTLQRTFYQILESSPVLKIIKREKVNLRMDATYFAQFCLVAYQDDLDGYTQLIRFTDGEHYEEIKEDLANLLLLGVRLESITSDGDKSILKAIKKTDRNIIIQRCLVHIQRMCLIWLTKFPKHIAGQELRKHVLLLLKIETHNDRIWWTQELKEWYERHKDYINEKTINTETERYWYTHKLLRRSYFTIKRALPNMFHYLDNPKIPKTTNGIEGYFSHLKNHLDLHRGLTLKNRINFIKWYIYFSNEK
- a CDS encoding type 1 glutamine amidotransferase domain-containing protein, which encodes MSKKVAILATDGFEESELSSPKEHLEKQGWTAHIVSPKAGTIKAWAETDWGKDYDVDKTLDEVSASDYDALVLPGGVINPDQLRTNEKALSFVKDFFQQHKPVASICHGPQILINAGAVEGRKMTSVESVSIDLKNAGAQWEDSEVVVDKGLVTSRTPKDLPAFNAKMVEEIKEGKHEEQTL
- a CDS encoding NADPH-dependent FMN reductase, which codes for MKILAFGASNSRESINKILAEYTAKQFENAEVELLDLNDYEMPIFSVDREKHDGIPTLALRFAEKIDASDLLIISFAEHNSTYTTAFKNIFDWISRIKDRKHFGEKPVFVLATAPGPGGGKNVVAHFEARAPFSGANIIQSFCLPKFKETFDIKKGIVDDEKNTEFQEKLSAVKNFFA
- the purM gene encoding phosphoribosylformylglycinamidine cyclo-ligase, whose product is MSNTYKSAGVDKEEGYKTVDKIKSAVAETHNKNVLNNLGSFGAFYEIAGYKNPVLVSGTDGVGTKLKVALDSKKYDSIGIDCFAMCANDILCHGAKPLFFLDYLACGKLDSDIAAEIVLGMVNACKDNNCALIGGETAEMPGMYQPGDYDVAGFCVGIVEKDQIIDGSKIRKGNKIIAIPSSGFHSNGFSLVRKIFPNFEEEFEGKPLYETLLVPTRLYYKDIHKVLEEVPVCGIAHITGGGLYENVPRIIPEGLCATIDESKIKVPTVMLELEKRGNIDRKEMHGTFNMGVGMVLVTDENHVDKILDLLEDAYVVGEITEGSEKIDLKF